A single region of the Nocardioides aurantiacus genome encodes:
- a CDS encoding ATP-binding protein gives MVPLTKRSLVLPASPPSVKLARSWVTRVLAEIGRDDLVESAALGVSELVTNALIHSKPPLSVRIRGTVDHPRIEVVDSSPVPPQRSEMSPEPEDVDDLNVTTFGRGLDLVAMMSARWGSDLAHDGSSKSVWFEPQGDSDESGRTGEIFDFDPDFGLEDSAEGGDEPQLSIQLLGLPPRLFSLLRTFYYETRRELRLLSLTSPEGYPLAHEMTAAYVQADRERRVVVGISTLDQAIADGLETVDLDYLVPATAPATMSRLRDLYVEIYREFADEHLLALRPPEVIVQLQNWYFTEFERQGRGDPPLPWDGPTTVATTA, from the coding sequence ATGGTGCCGCTGACCAAGCGATCACTCGTCCTTCCCGCGAGTCCTCCGTCGGTCAAGCTGGCGCGCTCGTGGGTCACACGCGTGCTCGCGGAGATCGGCCGCGACGACCTCGTCGAGTCGGCCGCGCTGGGCGTCTCCGAGCTGGTCACCAACGCGCTCATCCACTCCAAGCCGCCGCTGTCGGTGCGCATCCGCGGCACCGTCGACCACCCGCGCATCGAGGTCGTCGACTCCTCCCCCGTGCCGCCGCAGCGCTCGGAGATGTCGCCCGAGCCCGAGGACGTCGACGACCTCAACGTCACCACCTTCGGCCGCGGCCTCGACCTGGTCGCCATGATGTCGGCCCGCTGGGGCTCCGACCTCGCCCACGACGGCAGCAGCAAGTCGGTGTGGTTCGAGCCGCAGGGCGACAGCGACGAGAGCGGCCGCACCGGCGAGATCTTCGACTTCGACCCCGACTTCGGGCTGGAGGACAGCGCCGAGGGCGGCGACGAGCCGCAGCTGAGCATCCAGCTGCTCGGGCTGCCGCCCCGCCTGTTCAGCCTGCTGCGCACCTTCTACTACGAGACCCGGCGCGAGCTGCGGCTGCTCTCGCTCACCTCGCCCGAGGGCTACCCCCTGGCCCACGAGATGACGGCCGCCTACGTCCAGGCCGACCGTGAGCGCCGGGTCGTGGTCGGGATCTCCACCCTCGACCAGGCCATCGCCGACGGCCTGGAGACCGTCGACCTCGACTACCTCGTGCCGGCCACCGCGCCGGCCACCATGTCCCGGCTGCGCGACCTCTACGTCGAGATTTACCGCGAGTTCGCCGACGAGCACCTGCTCGCGCTGCGGCCGCCCGAGGTGATCGTGCAGCTCCAGAACTGGTACTTCACCGAGTTCGAGCGCCAGGGCCGCGGCGACCCGCCGCTGCCGTGGGACGGCCCGACCACGGTCGCCACCACGGCGTGA
- a CDS encoding mycothione reductase — protein MTHYDLAVIGTGSGNSIVDHRFSGWRVAIFEEARFGGTCLNVGCIPTKMFVYPADLARSARHAPELGVDTAYDGVRWREVRDRIFGRIDPIEAGGRDYRRGQEGVDVHESHATFVDDHTLDTGRGERVTADRVVIAAGSRVQVADIPGLDDVPFHTSDTVMRLEELPARMVVVGGGYVAAELSHVFSSLGTHVTQVQRGSRLLMAHDREISLAFTAAASRAWDVRLDRSPAKVARRGDGVVVTFSDGEEVEADVLLMATGRVPNSDRLGLEHTGIEVSDDGLVVVDEHQRTTVEGVFALGDVSSPHALKHVANHDAKIVQHNLLHPDDLRRNDLGPVPSAVFTSPQIASVGLTEEAAREQGVAHRVVKQDFADVAYGWAMESTPGEEFLKLVASEDGGTLLGAHVIGPQASLLLQPLVQAMSLGTSPADLARGQYWIHPSLAEVVENAVLQLVD, from the coding sequence GTGACGCACTACGACCTCGCCGTCATCGGGACGGGCTCGGGCAACTCCATCGTCGACCACCGGTTCTCCGGCTGGCGGGTGGCGATCTTCGAGGAGGCCAGGTTCGGCGGCACCTGCCTCAACGTGGGCTGCATCCCGACCAAGATGTTCGTCTACCCCGCCGACCTCGCGCGGTCGGCGAGGCACGCGCCCGAGCTCGGCGTCGACACGGCGTACGACGGAGTGCGCTGGCGCGAGGTGCGCGACCGCATCTTCGGCCGCATCGACCCGATCGAGGCCGGCGGCCGCGACTACCGCCGCGGCCAGGAGGGCGTCGACGTCCACGAGTCGCACGCCACCTTCGTCGACGACCACACCCTCGACACCGGCCGGGGCGAGCGGGTCACGGCCGACCGCGTCGTCATCGCCGCGGGCAGCCGCGTGCAGGTGGCCGACATCCCGGGGCTCGACGACGTGCCGTTCCACACCAGCGACACGGTGATGCGGCTCGAGGAGCTGCCCGCACGGATGGTCGTCGTGGGCGGGGGGTACGTCGCCGCGGAGCTCTCGCACGTCTTCAGCTCGCTCGGCACCCACGTCACCCAGGTGCAACGCGGCTCCCGGTTGCTGATGGCCCACGACCGCGAGATCTCGCTGGCCTTCACCGCCGCCGCCTCGCGGGCCTGGGACGTGCGGCTGGACCGCAGCCCGGCCAAGGTCGCCCGCCGCGGCGACGGCGTCGTGGTGACCTTCTCCGACGGCGAGGAGGTCGAGGCCGACGTGCTGCTGATGGCCACCGGCCGGGTGCCCAACTCCGACCGGCTCGGGCTGGAGCACACCGGCATCGAGGTCTCCGACGACGGCCTCGTCGTCGTGGACGAGCACCAGCGCACCACGGTCGAGGGCGTCTTCGCGCTGGGCGACGTCAGCAGCCCGCACGCGCTCAAGCACGTCGCCAACCACGACGCCAAGATCGTGCAGCACAACCTGCTGCACCCCGACGACCTGCGCCGCAACGACCTCGGCCCGGTGCCGAGCGCGGTGTTCACCTCGCCGCAGATCGCGAGCGTGGGACTCACCGAGGAGGCGGCCCGGGAGCAGGGGGTCGCCCACCGCGTGGTGAAGCAGGACTTCGCCGACGTGGCCTACGGGTGGGCGATGGAGAGCACCCCCGGCGAGGAGTTCCTCAAGCTCGTGGCGAGCGAGGACGGGGGCACGCTGCTCGGCGCCCACGTCATCGGCCCGCAGGCCAGCCTGCTGCTGCAGCCCCTCGTCCAGGCCATGAGCCTGGGGACCAGCCCGGCCGACCTCGCCCGCGGCCAGTACTGGATCCACCCGTCGCTGGCCGAGGTGGTCGAGAACGCCGTCCTCCAGCTGGTGGATTGA
- a CDS encoding fatty acid desaturase family protein, with amino-acid sequence MTVLQKKTTAENPIAHLTPADIEQIGRELDAIRAEVVAARGESDAAYIRKVIDVQRKLELGSRAVLLFSLFPPAWIAGTAGLTVAKILENMEIGHNVMHGQWDWMRDPKIHSTTWEWDNASPAEQWKHSHNELHHTYTNVVGKDNDLGYGIMRVDEDQKWVPFYVAQPLWNFINACFFEYGIAAYDLELGKNIKRKRTKTPEFKAKLSQTLRKIRKQATKDYVVHPLLSGPSALNTLAANFVANLGRNLWTHSVIMCGHFPEGVSTFEKKSIEGESKGEWYVRQMLGSANITGSRAMHIATGNLSYQIEHHLFPDLPSNRYQEIAPKVEALFERYGLTYTTGSLPKQVASAWHKVIRLSLPNDFLSRKVNPTPLPARDRSETTVAA; translated from the coding sequence ATGACCGTGCTCCAGAAGAAGACCACCGCCGAGAACCCGATCGCCCACCTCACGCCTGCGGACATCGAGCAGATCGGCCGTGAGCTCGACGCCATCCGCGCCGAGGTCGTCGCCGCCCGCGGCGAGAGCGACGCGGCGTACATCCGCAAGGTCATCGACGTGCAGCGCAAGCTCGAGCTCGGCTCGCGCGCCGTGCTGCTGTTCTCGCTGTTCCCGCCGGCGTGGATCGCCGGCACCGCCGGCCTGACGGTCGCCAAGATCCTCGAGAACATGGAGATCGGCCACAACGTCATGCACGGCCAGTGGGACTGGATGCGCGACCCCAAGATCCACTCGACCACCTGGGAGTGGGACAACGCCTCCCCGGCCGAGCAGTGGAAGCACTCGCACAACGAGCTGCACCACACCTACACCAACGTCGTCGGCAAGGACAACGACCTCGGCTACGGCATCATGCGGGTCGACGAGGACCAGAAGTGGGTGCCGTTCTACGTCGCGCAGCCGCTGTGGAACTTCATCAACGCGTGCTTCTTCGAGTACGGCATCGCGGCGTACGACCTGGAGCTGGGCAAGAACATCAAGCGCAAGCGCACCAAGACGCCCGAGTTCAAGGCCAAGCTGAGCCAGACGCTGCGCAAGATCCGCAAGCAGGCCACCAAGGACTACGTCGTCCACCCGCTGCTCTCGGGCCCCTCCGCGCTCAACACGCTGGCCGCCAACTTCGTGGCCAACCTGGGCCGCAACCTGTGGACCCACTCGGTCATCATGTGCGGGCACTTCCCCGAGGGCGTCTCCACCTTCGAGAAGAAGTCGATCGAGGGCGAGTCCAAGGGCGAGTGGTACGTCCGCCAGATGCTCGGCTCGGCCAACATCACCGGCTCGCGCGCCATGCACATCGCCACCGGCAACCTGAGCTACCAGATCGAGCACCACCTCTTCCCCGACCTCCCGAGCAACCGCTACCAGGAGATCGCACCCAAGGTGGAGGCGCTGTTCGAGCGCTACGGCCTGACCTACACCACCGGCTCGCTGCCCAAGCAGGTCGCCTCCGCGTGGCACAAGGTGATCCGGCTCTCGCTGCCCAACGACTTCCTGTCGCGCAAGGTCAACCCGACCCCGCTCCCCGCCCGGGACCGCTCGGAGACCACCGTCGCGGCCTGA
- a CDS encoding NAD(P)/FAD-dependent oxidoreductase: protein MADVNTTANRRHQVVVIGSGFGGLFGTKALRRADVDVTMIAKTTHHLFQPLLYQVATGILSEGEIAPATREVLSGQDNATVLLGEVTDIDLDARTVTHHVLGRRTVTSYDSLLVAAGAGQSYFGNDHFAEFAPGMKSIDDALELRGRIFGAFELAEVMAGKGDDVDHLLTFVVVGAGPTGVEMAGQIAELSRKTLRKDFRHINSRDARVILVDAASQVLPPFGATLGEKSKKALEDLGVEVQLGAMVTDVDERGLEVQDKSGQKRRIESVTKIWAAGVQASSIGATLAEQSGASLDRAGRIGVNPDLTLPGYPEVFVVGDMIALNNLPGVAQVAIQGAKYAAKEIKGRLTDQPAQKPFKYFDKGSMATISRFDAVALIGKVKLSGFIAWLMWLGVHLIYLTGFKNQFTALIHWAVTFLSNDRSQRTATEQQIFARMALKRLPKGATELVSEPGSFGSDQRRAELEAQALEEARLTDAGVRGRAAS from the coding sequence ATGGCTGACGTGAACACCACTGCGAACAGGCGTCATCAGGTCGTCGTCATCGGCTCCGGCTTCGGCGGGCTCTTCGGGACCAAGGCGCTGCGACGCGCCGACGTCGACGTCACCATGATCGCCAAGACGACGCACCACCTGTTCCAGCCGCTGCTCTACCAGGTGGCGACCGGCATCCTCTCCGAGGGCGAGATCGCTCCGGCCACGCGTGAGGTCCTCTCGGGCCAGGACAACGCGACCGTGCTCCTCGGCGAGGTCACCGACATCGACCTCGACGCCCGCACGGTCACCCACCACGTGCTCGGCCGGCGCACCGTCACCTCCTACGACTCGCTGCTCGTCGCGGCCGGTGCCGGTCAGTCCTACTTCGGCAACGACCACTTCGCCGAGTTCGCCCCCGGCATGAAGAGCATCGACGACGCGCTGGAGCTGCGTGGCCGCATCTTCGGTGCCTTCGAGCTCGCCGAGGTGATGGCGGGCAAGGGCGACGACGTCGACCACCTGCTGACCTTCGTCGTGGTCGGGGCCGGCCCCACCGGCGTCGAGATGGCCGGCCAGATCGCCGAGCTGTCGCGCAAGACGCTGCGCAAGGACTTCCGCCACATCAACAGCCGCGACGCCCGCGTCATCCTCGTCGACGCCGCCAGCCAGGTGCTGCCGCCGTTCGGCGCGACGCTCGGCGAGAAGAGCAAGAAGGCGCTGGAGGACCTCGGTGTCGAGGTGCAGCTCGGCGCCATGGTCACCGACGTCGACGAGCGCGGCCTCGAGGTGCAGGACAAGAGCGGCCAGAAGCGCCGCATCGAGTCGGTCACCAAGATCTGGGCCGCCGGCGTGCAGGCCAGCTCGATCGGCGCGACGCTCGCCGAGCAGTCCGGCGCCTCGCTCGACCGCGCCGGCCGCATCGGCGTCAACCCCGACCTCACCCTCCCGGGCTACCCCGAGGTGTTCGTGGTCGGCGACATGATCGCGCTCAACAACCTCCCCGGCGTCGCGCAGGTCGCGATCCAGGGGGCGAAGTACGCCGCGAAGGAGATCAAGGGCCGGCTCACCGACCAGCCCGCCCAGAAGCCCTTCAAGTACTTCGACAAGGGCAGCATGGCCACGATCTCGCGCTTCGACGCCGTCGCGCTGATCGGCAAGGTCAAGCTCAGCGGCTTCATCGCCTGGCTGATGTGGCTCGGGGTCCACCTGATCTACCTCACCGGCTTCAAGAACCAGTTCACCGCGCTCATCCACTGGGCCGTCACGTTCCTGTCCAACGACCGCTCCCAGCGCACCGCGACCGAGCAGCAGATCTTCGCCCGGATGGCTCTCAAGCGCCTGCCCAAGGGGGCGACCGAGCTGGTCAGCGAGCCGGGTTCGTTCGGCAGCGACCAGCGTCGCGCCGAGCTCGAGGCGCAGGCGCTGGAGGAGGCGCGGCTCACCGACGCCGGCGTCCGCGGCCGCGCCGCGAGCTGA
- a CDS encoding metallopeptidase family protein, which yields MLETTETDFEELVGEALDGVPPELARLMDNVVVLVEDEPPAEEPDLLGLYDGIPLTERDTSYTFAQPDRILVFRGPLTRMCETPEELVEEVRITVVHEIAHHFGIDDDALHELGYA from the coding sequence GTGCTGGAGACGACGGAGACCGATTTCGAGGAGCTGGTGGGAGAGGCGCTGGACGGCGTACCGCCCGAGCTGGCGAGACTGATGGACAACGTCGTGGTGCTCGTCGAGGACGAGCCGCCGGCCGAGGAGCCCGACCTGCTGGGCCTGTACGACGGGATCCCGCTGACCGAGCGCGACACGAGCTACACCTTCGCCCAGCCCGACCGGATCCTGGTCTTCCGCGGGCCGCTGACCCGGATGTGCGAGACGCCCGAGGAGCTCGTCGAGGAGGTGCGCATCACCGTGGTGCACGAGATCGCCCACCACTTCGGCATCGACGACGACGCGCTCCACGAGCTCGGCTACGCCTGA
- a CDS encoding ferredoxin reductase: MATTTAFVRLTSPGTPRWMSSLKDGARKVAELAATPLVPSDYLDIIDPLRRGADLRGRIESIHAETADAATIVIRPGADWAGHVPGQYVRIGIDVDGVRQWRAYSLTHGPRADGRISVTVKSVPEGKVSNHLVHDARVGTLVHLEQAAGEFVLPPEGGKFLFVTAGSGITPVIGMLRNLFPVTDSGAVALPRSAAYDITVVHVAPSEPDSIFLANLRELDRAGLITLVARYDDTHGVLDVADLAELVPDLDARVTLACGPAGLLDALGAHHADRGLELLTEQFRVATLVTGEGGTVSFDKSGIALEASGDRPILDQAEDAGVLMPSGCRMGVCFGCVLPLREGVVRDLRSGDITTAVEGDGVNIQTCISAAAGPCRIDH, encoded by the coding sequence ATGGCCACCACCACTGCGTTCGTGCGACTCACCAGCCCGGGGACCCCCCGCTGGATGAGCTCGCTCAAGGACGGTGCCCGCAAGGTCGCCGAGCTGGCCGCGACCCCGCTGGTGCCCTCGGACTACCTCGACATCATCGACCCGCTGCGGCGCGGTGCCGACCTGCGCGGCCGGATCGAGTCGATCCACGCCGAGACCGCCGACGCGGCCACCATCGTGATCCGCCCCGGCGCCGACTGGGCCGGCCACGTGCCCGGCCAGTACGTCCGGATCGGCATCGACGTCGACGGCGTCCGCCAGTGGCGCGCCTACTCCCTGACCCACGGCCCCCGCGCCGACGGCCGGATCTCGGTCACCGTCAAGTCCGTCCCCGAGGGCAAGGTCAGCAACCACCTCGTCCACGACGCCCGCGTCGGCACGCTCGTCCACCTCGAGCAGGCCGCCGGCGAGTTCGTGCTGCCCCCCGAGGGCGGCAAGTTCCTCTTCGTCACCGCCGGCTCGGGCATCACCCCGGTCATCGGGATGCTGCGCAACCTGTTCCCGGTCACCGACTCCGGCGCGGTCGCGCTGCCGCGGAGCGCGGCGTACGACATCACCGTCGTGCACGTCGCCCCCTCCGAGCCCGACTCGATCTTCCTGGCCAACCTGCGCGAGCTCGACCGCGCCGGCCTGATCACCCTCGTCGCGCGGTACGACGACACGCACGGCGTGCTCGACGTCGCCGACCTCGCCGAGCTGGTGCCCGACCTCGACGCCCGCGTCACCCTGGCCTGCGGCCCCGCCGGGCTGCTGGACGCCCTGGGCGCCCACCACGCCGACCGCGGCCTGGAGCTGCTCACCGAGCAGTTCCGCGTCGCCACCCTCGTCACCGGCGAGGGCGGCACCGTCAGCTTCGACAAGTCCGGCATCGCGCTCGAGGCCAGCGGCGACCGGCCGATCCTCGACCAGGCCGAGGACGCCGGCGTGCTGATGCCGAGCGGCTGCCGGATGGGCGTCTGCTTCGGCTGCGTGCTCCCGCTGCGCGAGGGCGTCGTCCGCGACCTGCGCAGCGGCGACATCACCACCGCCGTCGAGGGCGACGGCGTCAACATCCAGACCTGCATCTCGGCCGCCGCCGGCCCCTGCCGCATCGACCACTGA
- a CDS encoding amidohydrolase → MSGFLLRRARLVPVGPGASAPPGPVDVRVVDGRVREVGESLRAEGLPEVAADGRFLVPGLWDQHVHLGQWALAAQRLDLTTTRSRQEVLDQVAERLEAVAGLPVVGWGHRPATWSEPPTTEVLDELAGDRAVVLIAGDGHHAWLNRVAMRALSLAEREGMVSEGEWFATYPRLVRLVGTDGTSPEAYLHVMREAAARGVTGLVDLEFDQSFSAWPARVEAGAALLRVRVGAYVDTLDEFSAAGMQTGQPLPECGELVTMGPLKIISDGSLNTRTAWCCREYVGGGHGAANISASGLHWALDHARRSNLDVAVHAIGDAAVWQALDAFEATGVRGSVEHAQLVRREDSRRMAQLGVRASVQPAHLIDDRLLTETIWPDRTERCFALRWFVDDGVEVVLGSDAPVAPLDPWLAIAAAVHRGEPDEDAWHPEQHLTVAEALAASTDGRGTVAVGDAADLALLDTDPLPGGDPVEQARVLRAVRSDATWVAGDLVHSSL, encoded by the coding sequence ATGTCCGGCTTCCTGCTCCGTCGCGCCCGTCTCGTGCCCGTCGGCCCCGGAGCCTCCGCCCCGCCGGGGCCGGTCGACGTGCGCGTCGTCGACGGCCGCGTCCGCGAGGTCGGCGAGTCCCTGCGCGCCGAGGGTCTGCCCGAGGTCGCCGCCGACGGCCGCTTCCTGGTGCCGGGGCTGTGGGACCAGCACGTCCACCTCGGCCAGTGGGCGCTCGCGGCCCAGCGGCTCGACCTCACCACGACGCGGTCGCGGCAGGAGGTCCTCGACCAGGTCGCCGAGCGGCTCGAGGCCGTGGCCGGGCTGCCGGTCGTCGGCTGGGGCCACCGGCCCGCCACCTGGTCCGAGCCGCCGACCACCGAGGTGCTCGACGAGCTCGCCGGCGACCGCGCCGTCGTGCTCATCGCCGGCGACGGCCACCACGCGTGGCTCAACCGGGTGGCGATGCGCGCGCTGTCGCTCGCCGAGCGCGAGGGGATGGTCAGCGAGGGCGAGTGGTTCGCGACGTACCCCCGCCTGGTGCGGCTCGTCGGCACCGACGGCACCAGCCCCGAGGCCTACCTGCACGTGATGCGCGAGGCGGCGGCCCGCGGCGTCACCGGCCTCGTCGACCTCGAGTTCGACCAGTCCTTCAGCGCCTGGCCCGCCCGCGTCGAGGCGGGGGCGGCGCTGCTGCGCGTCCGCGTCGGGGCGTACGTCGACACCCTCGACGAGTTCTCGGCCGCGGGCATGCAGACCGGCCAGCCGCTGCCCGAGTGCGGCGAGCTGGTCACCATGGGGCCGCTGAAGATCATCTCGGACGGCTCGCTGAACACCCGGACGGCCTGGTGCTGCCGGGAGTACGTCGGCGGCGGCCACGGCGCGGCCAACATCTCCGCCTCCGGGCTCCACTGGGCGCTCGACCACGCCCGCCGCAGCAACCTCGACGTGGCCGTGCACGCCATCGGCGACGCGGCCGTGTGGCAGGCGCTCGACGCCTTCGAGGCCACCGGCGTCCGCGGCTCGGTCGAGCACGCCCAGCTGGTGCGCCGCGAGGACTCGCGCCGGATGGCCCAGCTGGGGGTGCGTGCCAGCGTGCAGCCCGCCCACCTGATCGACGACCGGCTGCTCACCGAGACCATCTGGCCCGACCGGACCGAGCGCTGCTTCGCGCTGCGCTGGTTCGTCGACGACGGCGTCGAGGTGGTGCTGGGCAGCGACGCCCCGGTCGCCCCCCTCGACCCGTGGCTCGCGATCGCCGCCGCCGTGCACCGCGGCGAGCCCGACGAGGACGCCTGGCACCCCGAGCAGCACCTCACCGTGGCCGAGGCGCTCGCCGCCAGCACCGACGGTCGCGGCACGGTGGCGGTCGGCGACGCGGCCGACCTGGCGCTGCTGGACACCGATCCGCTGCCCGGCGGCGACCCCGTCGAGCAGGCGAGGGTGCTGCGCGCCGTCCGCTCCGACGCCACGTGGGTGGCCGGGGACCTGGTCCACTCGTCGCTGTAG
- a CDS encoding fluoride efflux transporter FluC gives MTATAALLVALGAGLGAPLRLLAAHRWDGPGERRWPHGTLTVNLVGSLLLGLLVGAAVDGHLLALLGTGFCGALTTYSSFAVQAVTLGGRRGTAYAAATVGGCLLLATLGHVAARALF, from the coding sequence ATGACCGCCACCGCGGCGCTCCTGGTCGCCCTCGGGGCCGGGCTCGGCGCCCCCCTGCGGCTGCTCGCCGCGCACCGGTGGGACGGCCCCGGTGAGCGCCGGTGGCCGCACGGCACGCTGACCGTCAACCTGGTCGGCTCGCTGCTCCTCGGCCTGCTCGTCGGGGCGGCCGTGGACGGACACCTGCTGGCGCTGCTGGGCACGGGGTTCTGCGGCGCGCTGACGACCTACTCCTCGTTCGCGGTGCAGGCCGTGACGCTCGGCGGCCGCCGCGGGACGGCGTACGCCGCGGCCACGGTGGGCGGCTGCCTGCTGCTGGCCACCCTGGGGCACGTGGCCGCCCGTGCCCTCTTCTAG
- a CDS encoding PucR family transcriptional regulator, which translates to MARQRTLRLTRRTVTDLRASLPQVADRTVSAITDEVPSYSEAFTGHMGETIRGAVELALGGFLSLAERSRGAEQSPTAVAADGAYQLGRGEARSGRSVDALLSAYRIGARVAWREMSTTAVAAGLDAENVGRFAELVFAYIDELSAASVAGHGDERETTGRVRQRLLERLAAQLLAGADAEAVERAAEEAGWPVPETLTAVLVPDSQARAVLSSLSPETLQVAEPVEVHGEEGLAVLLVPDVHEHRRGALLRALEHRSAVAGPARPWSAVGDSLARAVRVRELGRGPDSEAHLAELVLCADPVALEDLRARVLAPLRELRPGSAEKLVETLRSWLLHQGRRDAVAADLFVHAQTVRYRMTQVREVLGERLDDPVAVLELTVALGTLDPEAWAAQTPDDAG; encoded by the coding sequence ATGGCCCGACAGCGCACCCTCCGCCTCACCCGACGCACCGTCACCGACCTGCGCGCCTCCCTCCCGCAGGTCGCCGACCGCACCGTCTCGGCCATCACCGACGAGGTGCCGAGCTACTCCGAGGCGTTCACCGGCCACATGGGCGAGACCATCCGTGGCGCGGTCGAGCTGGCGCTCGGCGGCTTCCTGTCGCTGGCCGAGCGGTCGCGGGGTGCCGAGCAGTCGCCGACCGCGGTGGCGGCCGACGGGGCCTACCAGCTGGGTCGCGGCGAGGCACGCAGCGGCCGGTCGGTCGACGCGCTGCTCTCGGCCTACCGGATCGGGGCGCGGGTCGCGTGGCGCGAGATGTCCACGACCGCGGTGGCGGCGGGCCTGGACGCGGAGAACGTCGGGCGCTTCGCCGAGCTGGTCTTCGCCTACATCGACGAGCTCTCCGCCGCCAGCGTCGCCGGGCACGGCGACGAGCGCGAGACCACCGGCCGGGTGCGGCAGCGGCTGCTGGAGCGACTGGCGGCGCAGCTGCTGGCCGGCGCGGACGCCGAGGCGGTCGAGCGGGCGGCCGAGGAGGCGGGGTGGCCGGTGCCGGAGACGCTGACGGCGGTGCTGGTGCCCGACTCGCAGGCCCGCGCCGTGCTGTCCTCGCTGTCGCCGGAGACGCTGCAGGTGGCCGAGCCGGTCGAGGTGCACGGCGAGGAGGGGCTCGCGGTGCTGCTGGTGCCCGACGTCCACGAGCACCGGCGCGGTGCGCTGCTCCGCGCCCTGGAGCACCGCTCGGCGGTCGCCGGCCCGGCGCGCCCGTGGTCGGCGGTGGGCGACTCCCTGGCCCGCGCGGTGCGCGTGCGCGAGCTGGGGCGGGGCCCGGACTCCGAGGCCCACCTGGCCGAGCTGGTGCTCTGCGCCGACCCCGTCGCGCTCGAGGACCTCCGGGCGCGGGTGCTCGCCCCGCTGCGCGAGCTGCGGCCCGGCAGCGCCGAGAAGCTGGTGGAGACGCTGCGCTCGTGGCTGCTCCACCAGGGACGTCGCGACGCCGTGGCGGCGGACCTGTTCGTGCACGCCCAGACGGTGCGCTACCGGATGACCCAGGTGCGGGAGGTGCTCGGCGAGCGTCTCGACGACCCCGTGGCGGTGCTCGAGCTCACCGTCGCCCTCGGCACCCTCGACCCGGAGGCCTGGGCGGCGCAGACGCCCGACGACGCCGGCTGA
- a CDS encoding FluC/FEX family fluoride channel, whose protein sequence is MSGSTRPPASHLLAAAVGGVVGALLRWALTLAWPAAPGELPWVVVAINVVGSGLLAALPALPVVRRRDWVAPLLGTGVLGGFTTMSAASVDTVVLLDAGRPVAGAAYVLGTLVGALLTVLLVRRALGGTAR, encoded by the coding sequence GTGAGCGGGTCCACCCGCCCCCCTGCCTCCCACCTGCTGGCCGCGGCGGTCGGCGGCGTCGTCGGGGCGCTGCTGCGGTGGGCGCTCACCCTCGCGTGGCCGGCCGCACCCGGCGAGCTGCCGTGGGTCGTGGTCGCCATCAACGTCGTCGGCAGCGGGCTACTGGCCGCCCTGCCCGCCCTGCCCGTCGTACGCCGCCGCGACTGGGTCGCCCCCCTGCTCGGCACCGGCGTCCTCGGCGGGTTCACCACGATGTCGGCCGCGTCGGTGGACACCGTGGTGCTCCTCGACGCCGGGAGGCCGGTCGCCGGGGCGGCGTACGTGCTGGGGACGCTGGTGGGCGCGCTGCTGACCGTCCTGCTCGTGCGCCGGGCCCTGGGCGGAACGGCGCGATGA